The following are encoded in a window of Alosa sapidissima isolate fAloSap1 chromosome 10, fAloSap1.pri, whole genome shotgun sequence genomic DNA:
- the mlf2 gene encoding myeloid leukemia factor 2 isoform X2, producing the protein MFRYLGDAEESPFMMDPFSAHRQQMRTLFDPFGFEPFPLATQMHQPRRPIQPQATALAPFGMMGMGGGFMDMFDMMGGMMENMERMSGSPNCQTFSSSTVISYSSLDQGAPKVFQQTSEVRTAPGGIRETRQSMRDSESGLERMAIGHHIGERAHLMERSRNRRTGDREERQDYINLDESESWQSNRVQEGIRVEGASPESDLICPSDAAAFDEEWRRGVGRYAPPGTRSIDYGRDRRAGAGQQLALTAPPSSASPPAPRHESPRHHHHHHQRPQSRPRYDW; encoded by the exons ATGTTTCGATACCTGGGTGATGCTGAAGAAAGCCCCTTCATGAT GGATCCGTTCTCAGCACATAGGCAGCAGATGAGAACCCTGTTTGATCCATTCGGTTTTGAGCCTTTTCCCCTCGCTACCCAGATGCATCAGCCGCGAAGACCTATCCAG CCCCAGGCAACAGCTCTTGCCCCCTTCGGAATGATGGGGATG GGTGGAGGCTTCATGGACATGTTTGACATGATGGGTGGCATGATGGAGAATATG GAGAGGATGTCTGGTTCCCCGAACTGCCAGACCTTCTCGTCTTCCACAGTGATCTCCTACTCCTCACTGGACCAGGGAGCCCCCAAAGTCTTCCAGCAAACCAGTGAAGTCAGAACTGCACCAGGGGGA aTCCGTGAGACACGTCAGTCGATGCGGGACAGTGAGAGTGGGTTGGAGCGCATGGCTATTGGCCACCACATTGGGGAGCGAGCACACCTGATGGAACGCTCCCGAAACCGACGCACAGGCGATCGCGAGGAGCGGCAGGACTACATCAACCTGGACGAGAGTGAGTCATGGCAGAGTAACAGAGTACAAGAGGGGATTAGAGTGGAAGGTGCTTCACCTGAATCAGATTTGATTTGCCCAA GTGATGCAGCGGCGTTTgatgaggagtggaggagaggagtgggacgCTATGCACCCCCCGGCACCCGCAGCATTGACTACGGGCGAGACAGGAGGGCTGGAGCTGGCCAACAGCTGGCCCTTACTGCCCCCCCAAGCTCTGCCTCGCCGCCTGCTCCCCGACACGAGTCCccacgccaccaccaccaccaccaccagcggcCCCAATCACGCCCCCGTTATGACTGGTGA
- the mlf2 gene encoding myeloid leukemia factor 2 isoform X1, with protein MFRYLGDAEESPFMMDPFSAHRQQMRTLFDPFGFEPFPLATQMHQPRRPIQPQATALAPFGMMGMGGGFMDMFDMMGGMMENMVDERMSGSPNCQTFSSSTVISYSSLDQGAPKVFQQTSEVRTAPGGIRETRQSMRDSESGLERMAIGHHIGERAHLMERSRNRRTGDREERQDYINLDESESWQSNRVQEGIRVEGASPESDLICPSDAAAFDEEWRRGVGRYAPPGTRSIDYGRDRRAGAGQQLALTAPPSSASPPAPRHESPRHHHHHHQRPQSRPRYDW; from the exons ATGTTTCGATACCTGGGTGATGCTGAAGAAAGCCCCTTCATGAT GGATCCGTTCTCAGCACATAGGCAGCAGATGAGAACCCTGTTTGATCCATTCGGTTTTGAGCCTTTTCCCCTCGCTACCCAGATGCATCAGCCGCGAAGACCTATCCAG CCCCAGGCAACAGCTCTTGCCCCCTTCGGAATGATGGGGATG GGTGGAGGCTTCATGGACATGTTTGACATGATGGGTGGCATGATGGAGAATATGGTAGAT GAGAGGATGTCTGGTTCCCCGAACTGCCAGACCTTCTCGTCTTCCACAGTGATCTCCTACTCCTCACTGGACCAGGGAGCCCCCAAAGTCTTCCAGCAAACCAGTGAAGTCAGAACTGCACCAGGGGGA aTCCGTGAGACACGTCAGTCGATGCGGGACAGTGAGAGTGGGTTGGAGCGCATGGCTATTGGCCACCACATTGGGGAGCGAGCACACCTGATGGAACGCTCCCGAAACCGACGCACAGGCGATCGCGAGGAGCGGCAGGACTACATCAACCTGGACGAGAGTGAGTCATGGCAGAGTAACAGAGTACAAGAGGGGATTAGAGTGGAAGGTGCTTCACCTGAATCAGATTTGATTTGCCCAA GTGATGCAGCGGCGTTTgatgaggagtggaggagaggagtgggacgCTATGCACCCCCCGGCACCCGCAGCATTGACTACGGGCGAGACAGGAGGGCTGGAGCTGGCCAACAGCTGGCCCTTACTGCCCCCCCAAGCTCTGCCTCGCCGCCTGCTCCCCGACACGAGTCCccacgccaccaccaccaccaccaccagcggcCCCAATCACGCCCCCGTTATGACTGGTGA
- the mlf2 gene encoding myeloid leukemia factor 2 isoform X3, with translation MFRYLGDAEESPFMMDPFSAHRQQMRTLFDPFGFEPFPLATQMHQPRRPIQPQATALAPFGMMGMGGGFMDMFDMMGGMMENMVDERMSGSPNCQTFSSSTVISYSSLDQGAPKVFQQTSEVRTAPGGIRETRQSMRDSESGLERMAIGHHIGERAHLMERSRNRRTGDREERQDYINLDESDAAAFDEEWRRGVGRYAPPGTRSIDYGRDRRAGAGQQLALTAPPSSASPPAPRHESPRHHHHHHQRPQSRPRYDW, from the exons ATGTTTCGATACCTGGGTGATGCTGAAGAAAGCCCCTTCATGAT GGATCCGTTCTCAGCACATAGGCAGCAGATGAGAACCCTGTTTGATCCATTCGGTTTTGAGCCTTTTCCCCTCGCTACCCAGATGCATCAGCCGCGAAGACCTATCCAG CCCCAGGCAACAGCTCTTGCCCCCTTCGGAATGATGGGGATG GGTGGAGGCTTCATGGACATGTTTGACATGATGGGTGGCATGATGGAGAATATGGTAGAT GAGAGGATGTCTGGTTCCCCGAACTGCCAGACCTTCTCGTCTTCCACAGTGATCTCCTACTCCTCACTGGACCAGGGAGCCCCCAAAGTCTTCCAGCAAACCAGTGAAGTCAGAACTGCACCAGGGGGA aTCCGTGAGACACGTCAGTCGATGCGGGACAGTGAGAGTGGGTTGGAGCGCATGGCTATTGGCCACCACATTGGGGAGCGAGCACACCTGATGGAACGCTCCCGAAACCGACGCACAGGCGATCGCGAGGAGCGGCAGGACTACATCAACCTGGACGAGA GTGATGCAGCGGCGTTTgatgaggagtggaggagaggagtgggacgCTATGCACCCCCCGGCACCCGCAGCATTGACTACGGGCGAGACAGGAGGGCTGGAGCTGGCCAACAGCTGGCCCTTACTGCCCCCCCAAGCTCTGCCTCGCCGCCTGCTCCCCGACACGAGTCCccacgccaccaccaccaccaccaccagcggcCCCAATCACGCCCCCGTTATGACTGGTGA
- the mlf2 gene encoding myeloid leukemia factor 2 isoform X5 has protein sequence MMGMGGGFMDMFDMMGGMMENMVDERMSGSPNCQTFSSSTVISYSSLDQGAPKVFQQTSEVRTAPGGIRETRQSMRDSESGLERMAIGHHIGERAHLMERSRNRRTGDREERQDYINLDESESWQSNRVQEGIRVEGASPESDLICPSDAAAFDEEWRRGVGRYAPPGTRSIDYGRDRRAGAGQQLALTAPPSSASPPAPRHESPRHHHHHHQRPQSRPRYDW, from the exons ATGATGGGGATG GGTGGAGGCTTCATGGACATGTTTGACATGATGGGTGGCATGATGGAGAATATGGTAGAT GAGAGGATGTCTGGTTCCCCGAACTGCCAGACCTTCTCGTCTTCCACAGTGATCTCCTACTCCTCACTGGACCAGGGAGCCCCCAAAGTCTTCCAGCAAACCAGTGAAGTCAGAACTGCACCAGGGGGA aTCCGTGAGACACGTCAGTCGATGCGGGACAGTGAGAGTGGGTTGGAGCGCATGGCTATTGGCCACCACATTGGGGAGCGAGCACACCTGATGGAACGCTCCCGAAACCGACGCACAGGCGATCGCGAGGAGCGGCAGGACTACATCAACCTGGACGAGAGTGAGTCATGGCAGAGTAACAGAGTACAAGAGGGGATTAGAGTGGAAGGTGCTTCACCTGAATCAGATTTGATTTGCCCAA GTGATGCAGCGGCGTTTgatgaggagtggaggagaggagtgggacgCTATGCACCCCCCGGCACCCGCAGCATTGACTACGGGCGAGACAGGAGGGCTGGAGCTGGCCAACAGCTGGCCCTTACTGCCCCCCCAAGCTCTGCCTCGCCGCCTGCTCCCCGACACGAGTCCccacgccaccaccaccaccaccaccagcggcCCCAATCACGCCCCCGTTATGACTGGTGA
- the mlf2 gene encoding myeloid leukemia factor 2 isoform X4 produces the protein MFRYLGDAEESPFMMDPFSAHRQQMRTLFDPFGFEPFPLATQMHQPRRPIQPQATALAPFGMMGMGGGFMDMFDMMGGMMENMERMSGSPNCQTFSSSTVISYSSLDQGAPKVFQQTSEVRTAPGGIRETRQSMRDSESGLERMAIGHHIGERAHLMERSRNRRTGDREERQDYINLDESDAAAFDEEWRRGVGRYAPPGTRSIDYGRDRRAGAGQQLALTAPPSSASPPAPRHESPRHHHHHHQRPQSRPRYDW, from the exons ATGTTTCGATACCTGGGTGATGCTGAAGAAAGCCCCTTCATGAT GGATCCGTTCTCAGCACATAGGCAGCAGATGAGAACCCTGTTTGATCCATTCGGTTTTGAGCCTTTTCCCCTCGCTACCCAGATGCATCAGCCGCGAAGACCTATCCAG CCCCAGGCAACAGCTCTTGCCCCCTTCGGAATGATGGGGATG GGTGGAGGCTTCATGGACATGTTTGACATGATGGGTGGCATGATGGAGAATATG GAGAGGATGTCTGGTTCCCCGAACTGCCAGACCTTCTCGTCTTCCACAGTGATCTCCTACTCCTCACTGGACCAGGGAGCCCCCAAAGTCTTCCAGCAAACCAGTGAAGTCAGAACTGCACCAGGGGGA aTCCGTGAGACACGTCAGTCGATGCGGGACAGTGAGAGTGGGTTGGAGCGCATGGCTATTGGCCACCACATTGGGGAGCGAGCACACCTGATGGAACGCTCCCGAAACCGACGCACAGGCGATCGCGAGGAGCGGCAGGACTACATCAACCTGGACGAGA GTGATGCAGCGGCGTTTgatgaggagtggaggagaggagtgggacgCTATGCACCCCCCGGCACCCGCAGCATTGACTACGGGCGAGACAGGAGGGCTGGAGCTGGCCAACAGCTGGCCCTTACTGCCCCCCCAAGCTCTGCCTCGCCGCCTGCTCCCCGACACGAGTCCccacgccaccaccaccaccaccaccagcggcCCCAATCACGCCCCCGTTATGACTGGTGA
- the cdc42l gene encoding cell division cycle 42, like, protein MQTIKCVVVGDGAVGKTCLLISYTTNKFPSEYVPTVFDNYAVTVMIGGEPYTLGLFDTAGQEDYDRLRPLSYPQTDVFLVCFSVVSPSSFENVREKWVPEISHHCPRTPFLLVGTQMDLRDDSNTVEKLAKNKQRPISPESGDKLARELRAVKYVECSALTQRGLKNVFDEAILAALEPPETKPKKRCMLL, encoded by the exons ATGCAGACCATAAAGTGTGTAGTGGTGGGGGATGGTGCTGTGGGGAAGACATGCCTTCTGATCTCTTACACCACGAACAAGTTCCCGTCTGAATATGTTCCCACG GTGTTCGATAACTATGCGGTGACGGTGATGATCGGAGGGGAACCATACACACTGGGACTCTTTGACACAGCAG GTCAGGAGGACTACGACAGACTGCGGCCCCTCAGCTACCCCCAGACTGACGTCTTCCTCGTCTGTTTCTCTGTggtctccccctcctcttttgAGAACGTCAGGGAAAAA tGGGTGCCAGAGATCTCTCACCACTGCCCTCGCACGCCCTTCCTGCTGGTGGGAACTCAGATGGACCTGCGGGACGACAGCAACACAGTGGAGAAGCTGGCCAAGAACAAGCAGCGGCCCATATCCCCCGAGAGCGGCGACAAGCTGGCACGAGAGCTCAGAGCCGTCAAATACGTGGAGTGCTCCGCCCTTACACAG AGGGGGCTGAAAAACGTGTTTGACGAGGCCATCTTGGCTGCCTTGGAGCCTCCCGAGACCAAACCCAAGAAGCGCTGCATGCTGCTATAA
- the wnt4b gene encoding wingless-type MMTV integration site family, member 4b yields the protein MPTVSTVNLTGPLLLLLLWATHHAMATNWLSLARLPRSRPVSGSGPCGRLRGLSAGQVGVCRARGEVMESVRRAAEMVIEECQHQFRNRRWNCSTTPRGVNIFGRVMNQGTREAAFVHALASAALAVAVTRGCSRGELERCGCDRKVRGVSPEGFQWSGCSDNLSYGVAFSQTFVDEPERAKGLSSGRPLMNIHNNEAGRKAILHNMQVECKCHGVSGSCELRTCWKVMPPFRRVGAVLKERFDGATEVRLSRVGSRTVLLPKDPQVKPPAARDLVYLASSPDFCRLDPDNGIPGTAGRRCNGTSRLAPDGCELLCCGPGYRSGRAEVVQRCSCKFSWCCSVRCQQCKNTVLIHTCNK from the exons ATGCCAACTGTCTCCACTGTGAATCTCACAGGACCACTCCTCCTGCTGTTGCTATGGGCAACTCACCACGCCATGGCAACCAACTGGTT GTCTCTGGCCAGGTTGCCCCGCTCTCGGCCGGTCTCCGGCTCGGGCCCTTGCGGCCGCTTGCGGGGCTTGTCGGCAGGGCAGGTGGGGGTGTGTCGTGCCCGGGGGGAGGTCATGGAGTCCGTGCGCAGGGCAGCTGAGATGGTGATTGAGGAG TGTCAGCACCAGTTCCGGAACCGCCGCTGGAACTGTTCCACTACCCCGCGTGGGGTAAACATCTTCGGCCGGGTGATGAATCAAG GCACCCGTGAGGCTGCCTTTGTCCACGCCCTGGCCTCAGCTGCGCTGGCAGTTGCAGTGACACGTGGTTGCAGCCGGGGGGAGCTGGAGAGGTGCGGCTGTGACCGCAAAGTCCGGGGGGTGAGCCCAGAGG GGTTCCAGTGGTCTGGATGCTCGGATAACCTGTCATACGGTGTGGCATTCTCCCAAACGTTTGTGGATGAGCCGGAGCGGGCCAAAGGCCTGTCGTCAGGACGACCGCTCATGAATATCCATAACAACGAGGCGGGCAGGAAG GCCATTCTGCACAACATGCAGGTGGAGTGCAAGTGCCACGGAGTGTCGGGCTCCTGTGAGCTCAGAACATGCTGGAAGGTCATGCCTCCATTCCGCCGCGTGGGAGCGGTGTTGAAGGAGCGCTTCGACGGCGCCACTGAG GTGCGATTGTCACGTGTGGGCTCCAGAACAGTGCTGCTTCCCAAGGACCCCCAGGTGAAACCACCTGCAGCCCGGGACCTTGTCTACCTGGCTTCCTCACCTGACTTCTGTCGCCTGGACCCCGACAATGGCATCCCAGGAACTGCTGGCCGCCGCTGCAATG GCACATCCCGGCTGGCGCCTGACGGCTGCGAGCTGCTGTGCTGTGGCCCCGGGTACCGTTCTGGTCGGGCCGAGGTGGTGCAGCGCTGCTCCTGCAAGTTCTCCTGGTGCTGCTCAGTGCGctgccagcagtgcaagaaCACAGTGCTCATCCACACCTgcaataagtag